One genomic window of Daphnia pulex isolate KAP4 chromosome 12, ASM2113471v1 includes the following:
- the LOC124208681 gene encoding distal membrane-arm assembly complex protein 2-like yields MAMSYSRLTQLRLSLKHFRRSCTSTSNTRPTAGISQIAKLGNDKAEVEKKKEEEDRVTYELPKAMYAENKKTVFQLFSSQKNYAIEVISVLNAIEFSPYGVKKAWSDWKEDKLVRSQLYVKERAEFLGPEIATGHFICFRGGKVRFYGHKDWIVEDPDSDIIPNLPRFYLESYKMEAVDCSKMTLVYEGLENMKNMEKLKWLSLESCPRIDDWCLDRISGEFCDTLEYLDIRNCPLVTDKGIASLSKMKKLKTLLVGGHPEAKNLELVCLMLEDVLPELTIRGILYCDESLLTNDEAHE; encoded by the exons atgGCAATGTCTTATTCTCGTTTAACTCAACTGAGGCTATCGCTTAAACATTTCCGAAGATCATGTACCAGTACATCGAACACAAGACCGACGGCCGGTATATCTCAAATTGCCAAACTAGGTAATGACAAGGCAGAggtggagaaaaagaaggaagaagaggatcgCGTAACATATGAACTCCCCAAAGCAATGTATgctgaaaacaagaaaaccgTCTTTCAGTTATTCTCCAGTCAAAAGAACTATGCAATTGAAGTAATCAGTGTTCTTAACGCGATCGAATTCTCGCCGTATGGAGTTAAAAAAGCGTGGAGTGATTGGAAGGAAGATAAGCTCGTTAGATCACAGTTGTACGTCAAAGAAAGAGCAGAGTTTCTTGGCCCAGAAATAGCCACTggtcattttatttgttttcgagGTGGCAAAGTTCGCTTTTATGGCCATAAAGACTGGATTGTCGAAGACCCTGATTCGGATATCATACCGAATTTACCCAGATTTTACTTGGAATCTTATAAAATGGAAGCTGTTGACTGTTCAAAAATGACTCTTGTCTATGAAGGATTGGAAAACATGA aaaacATGGAGAAGCTCAAATGGTTGAGCCTGGAGTCGTGTCCCCGTATTGACGATTGGTGCCTGGACAGGATTTCCGGCGAATTTTGTGACACGTTGGAATATCTGGATATTCGAAACTGTCCACTGGTGACAGATAAAGGTATCGCTTCATTAAGTAAGatgaagaaactgaaaactCTTCTGGTTGGCGGTCACCCGGAAGCTAAAAATCTTGAACTTGTATGCCTCATGCTTGAGGACGTTTTGCCTGAATTAACCATCCGAGGTATTCTTTATTGCGATGAGTCTTTATTGACAAATGACGAGGCCCACGAGTAA